The Oxalobacter aliiformigenes nucleotide sequence TCCATCAACGGCAGGATCGAGCCAAAGCAGACGATTCGGATTTCTCATCCTGATGCTGTTATAAGTCAGTTCCCTGACAGAAAAATTGAAATAATAGGCCGGATATTCCCTGATCACATTTGCTGCCAGAACAGCAAGATCTGAAAGTGTCGAATAACCGCCTTTGCCGGACCCGAAAGGAGACGCATACAAAGTTGATTTCATGCCCAGCCGCAAAGATTCCTGATTCATCAGCTCGACAAATCTCTTTTCATCACCGGAGACAACCAGAGACAGAACAAGAGCGGCATCATCCGCATCATGAACAATCAAACCGTACAACAATTCCTGTACCGTTGCTTTTCCACCTGCCTGAAGAAACATCCTGGATCCACCCGAATTCAAGACGGCGATTTTTTCAGGTATGACAACTGATTGCTTCAGACTCAACCTGCCTTCTTTGAGAGCACCGAAAACAAGATAGGTTGTCATCAGTTTGGATGCCGCACGTGCTGTCGTTTTCTCTTCCGCATGACGTGATGCAAGAACCTGATTACTGACAACGTCCATCAAAAGCCATGACTTTGCTCCAAGAGCTGGTGTCGTAACTGCCAGGGAACTGGTCGGATTAACCAATACCAGAAAAAAAGAATACAAACAGACAGAAAATTTTTTCTCATTTAACACTTCAATCCGAATCAGAAATTTCCGGCCTCTTGCCGATTCTTGAAAGCGGTCGTGATGATACGACGGATATGATGCAATTTATGATTGAACAAATGATCGGCACCCGCGACAACGACAACGGACAAATCCTGAGGACGTGCCCAATTGAAGACATCGGACAGCGGCACAACCTCATCCATTTCGCCATGAATCAGAAGGGTGTTTTCCGGCACTTTCTCCACGGCCCATTTCCCCGCTGTCGTACTGACAAAAACCATCCCTTCAGGCGGATTGCCCTTTAAAACCATCTGTTGCTGCAACCGTGACTGAACATAAGTGCCAAATGAAAAGCCTCCCAGCACAACCGGCAAGTTCGGATATTTTCTTTGCATATGTTCCAGCACATTTTCCATATCTTCCGTTTCGCCGTTCCCAAAATCATGTGCACCTTCAGACTTCCCGACTCCACGGAAATTCATTCTGACCGCCAGAAACCCCAGGCCAATAAAAGATCGTGCCATCATCTGGACTACCTTGTTATTCATGGTACCGCCATAAAGGGGATGAGGATGAGCAAGAAGGGCAATACCAACCGGCTTTTTTTTGGGTAAATCAAGCGCACATTCAAGATTTCCGGCATTGCCGGATACGAAGAAAATTTCGGTATCAGCATTCATTGAACTCTCCCATATCTTTTCTGATTGTTACGGTAAAGATGATTACCTGCCGGTTTGATTATCCCATGTTATCCGATCTGGCAAACCACATAAATTGATTCATCCGTGTCCTGTTGAAAAACAAAAAAACCTGTCTGTTTTTCAGGCAGACAGGTCCTGGCAAAAGCTTGCCGAAAAAATGGCATTAAACAATTAAAGATTCATCTCCGTCAGCCACTGCATGATCTCCACAATCAGTTCGTCGCTATTTTGTGCCAGTGCTTTCGCACCTCCCTGTGCATCAGCTGTCAAAGACCTGACATCCTTTTGAAATCTCTTTTGTGCAACCAGGTCGCGTCCCTTAAATAGGGAAGCACGCAGGACAATCCGGGTGACATTGTCGGATGGGCTCGAGAAATGCTGGCTGAAATCTTCAAGATAGATTCGCAGGGTTAGTGCAGGCAACGATGTTCTGACTCCGGTTACGGTATTGCCTGCCGCAACAAGACAGGAATCCAGCCTGTTTTTGAATAGCCTCGCCGGCGATGTATTCCAGCTGCTTTCCGTATAAAAACGGACCTGCTGGTCATTGATGTAATCAAGACGATAAAACATCAAATTCTCATTCATCCATTCCGGCGCATGTACCTTGGTACTGATAACAGGCAAACGGGCAGACATACTTT carries:
- a CDS encoding D-alanyl-D-alanine carboxypeptidase family protein; translated protein: MDVVSNQVLASRHAEEKTTARAASKLMTTYLVFGALKEGRLSLKQSVVIPEKIAVLNSGGSRMFLQAGGKATVQELLYGLIVHDADDAALVLSLVVSGDEKRFVELMNQESLRLGMKSTLYASPFGSGKGGYSTLSDLAVLAANVIREYPAYYFNFSVRELTYNSIRMRNPNRLLWLDPAVDGLMATNGSGQSYMLVASARRHSALGERRLLSIVSGAVSDQARTQESLKLLNWGFQNFDMIRLFEKDQIVAKPEVWKGSSGNMEVGFIEDTYISIPKGAVPRLRSVLVRNDPLIAPIDEGARIGTLKVMIENKVIAELPVFALEQINVASFLGRLWDTICLWFK
- a CDS encoding alpha/beta hydrolase produces the protein MNADTEIFFVSGNAGNLECALDLPKKKPVGIALLAHPHPLYGGTMNNKVVQMMARSFIGLGFLAVRMNFRGVGKSEGAHDFGNGETEDMENVLEHMQRKYPNLPVVLGGFSFGTYVQSRLQQQMVLKGNPPEGMVFVSTTAGKWAVEKVPENTLLIHGEMDEVVPLSDVFNWARPQDLSVVVVAGADHLFNHKLHHIRRIITTAFKNRQEAGNF
- a CDS encoding ABC-type transport auxiliary lipoprotein family protein, translated to MDRSESMSARLPVISTKVHAPEWMNENLMFYRLDYINDQQVRFYTESSWNTSPARLFKNRLDSCLVAAGNTVTGVRTSLPALTLRIYLEDFSQHFSSPSDNVTRIVLRASLFKGRDLVAQKRFQKDVRSLTADAQGGAKALAQNSDELIVEIMQWLTEMNL